From the genome of Bordetella sp. H567, one region includes:
- a CDS encoding DUF3141 domain-containing protein has translation MDAGSQLARSHDVCTKAALVLQKRLQTANERYATRMRQTAGGTGDGQAAGDAAAAMSPIGWYGYAVDAMQRSILFWDTLRQRGNNFVANAAEGLKPVLHFDHEIVADGRTFERPVNYALLRIKAPEGVVIHDRQRPYIIIDPRAGHGPGIGGFKDDSQVGVALRAGHPVYFVVFFRDPEPGQTLQDVCRAERIFVQKVHALHPDAPKPALVGNCQGGWAAMMLAAAGPDDTGPIVINGAPMSYWGGAWSDGEGDNPMRYAGGMLGGSWMASLLADMGNGKFDGAWLVQNFENLNPANSLWEKYYHVYDQADTEPPRFLEFERWWGGFYLMNREEIEWITHNLFIGNKLWKGDIKQDGESLDLRAIKTPIVLFASMGDNITPPQQAFNWVVDVYGSTEEIKSRGQVIVGLLHESVGHLGIFVSGKVAKKEHAQIVSVLKTIESLPPGLYGMTITDRHDKEGNVTYEVEFQEYRLEEVAARLNRFQRIDEKPFEAVAMVSDFLQQGYTLFAQPWVQAMSNDYTARRLRELHPLRVQNWALSNLNPWLWWLAPAAQAVRQNRQALPDDDPLRRAERNGAGLFGAALDYFRDTRDAMTEAAFFTTYGNVHSRYLAGDKPDGMARGDAAVDPRDLPFVRVALEAIAEGGYVEALARVAALMRRQDQPMPLSRLELRHELATEYAEYLPRISLHAWRTIRGQQEIVAQYDKDRAVETLPELLRDPADRKRFLSLVAKLMADERVRGLTSSDAQIAMLDRIRQVLPGNKLTKGKAPNKTAARGRPARPGRRQAKLKSA, from the coding sequence GTGGACGCAGGATCCCAACTCGCGCGCAGCCATGACGTCTGCACCAAGGCTGCCCTGGTTTTGCAAAAGCGGCTGCAGACGGCGAACGAGCGATACGCCACGCGGATGCGCCAGACCGCCGGGGGGACCGGCGACGGGCAGGCCGCCGGCGACGCGGCCGCCGCGATGAGTCCCATCGGCTGGTACGGCTATGCGGTCGACGCGATGCAGCGCTCGATCCTGTTCTGGGACACCCTGCGGCAGCGCGGCAACAACTTCGTTGCCAACGCTGCCGAGGGTCTGAAGCCCGTCCTGCATTTCGATCATGAGATCGTCGCCGACGGACGCACTTTTGAGCGCCCGGTGAACTACGCCTTGCTGCGCATCAAGGCGCCCGAGGGCGTCGTCATCCATGACCGGCAACGCCCCTACATCATCATCGATCCGCGCGCCGGCCATGGGCCGGGCATCGGCGGCTTCAAGGACGACTCCCAGGTGGGTGTCGCGCTGCGCGCGGGACATCCCGTCTACTTCGTCGTGTTCTTTCGCGACCCCGAGCCTGGCCAGACGCTGCAGGACGTGTGCCGCGCCGAGCGGATATTCGTGCAGAAGGTGCACGCCCTGCATCCCGACGCGCCCAAGCCAGCCCTGGTCGGCAACTGCCAGGGCGGATGGGCGGCCATGATGCTGGCGGCCGCGGGGCCCGACGATACGGGGCCCATCGTGATCAATGGCGCACCGATGTCCTACTGGGGCGGTGCGTGGAGCGATGGTGAAGGCGACAACCCGATGCGCTATGCCGGGGGCATGCTGGGCGGAAGCTGGATGGCGTCCCTGCTGGCGGACATGGGCAATGGCAAGTTCGACGGTGCCTGGCTGGTACAGAATTTCGAGAACCTGAACCCCGCCAACAGCCTGTGGGAAAAGTACTACCACGTCTATGACCAGGCGGACACCGAACCGCCGCGCTTCCTCGAATTCGAGCGCTGGTGGGGCGGCTTCTACCTGATGAACCGCGAAGAGATCGAGTGGATCACCCATAATCTTTTCATCGGCAACAAGCTCTGGAAAGGCGACATCAAGCAGGATGGCGAAAGCCTGGATCTGCGCGCCATCAAGACGCCCATCGTCCTTTTCGCCTCGATGGGAGACAACATCACGCCGCCGCAACAGGCCTTCAATTGGGTCGTCGACGTGTATGGCAGCACGGAGGAAATAAAAAGCCGCGGGCAGGTAATCGTCGGGCTGCTGCACGAAAGCGTCGGGCACCTGGGCATCTTCGTCTCGGGCAAGGTGGCGAAGAAGGAACATGCGCAGATCGTATCGGTGCTGAAGACCATCGAGTCGCTACCGCCCGGCCTGTATGGCATGACGATAACGGATCGCCACGACAAGGAAGGCAACGTCACGTATGAAGTCGAATTCCAGGAGTACCGCCTGGAAGAGGTCGCGGCGCGGCTCAACCGCTTCCAGCGCATCGACGAGAAGCCGTTCGAGGCGGTGGCGATGGTCTCGGACTTCCTGCAGCAAGGCTATACCTTGTTCGCGCAGCCGTGGGTGCAGGCCATGTCCAACGACTACACCGCGCGGCGCCTGCGGGAACTGCATCCCTTGCGGGTACAGAACTGGGCCCTCTCGAACCTGAATCCCTGGCTGTGGTGGCTGGCCCCCGCGGCGCAGGCGGTCAGGCAAAACCGCCAGGCCCTCCCGGACGACGACCCCTTGCGGCGCGCCGAACGCAACGGTGCCGGGCTGTTCGGCGCGGCGCTGGACTACTTCCGGGATACCCGCGACGCCATGACTGAAGCCGCCTTCTTCACGACCTATGGCAACGTTCATTCACGCTATCTTGCCGGCGACAAGCCGGACGGCATGGCCCGCGGCGACGCCGCCGTGGATCCGCGCGACCTGCCCTTCGTCCGCGTGGCCTTGGAGGCCATCGCCGAAGGCGGCTACGTGGAAGCGCTTGCGCGCGTCGCGGCGCTGATGCGCCGACAGGACCAGCCCATGCCCTTGTCCCGGCTGGAGCTGCGCCACGAGCTGGCGACCGAGTATGCGGAATATCTGCCGCGTATTTCGCTGCACGCATGGCGCACCATACGCGGCCAGCAGGAAATCGTCGCGCAATACGACAAGGATCGGGCGGTCGAGACCCTGCCGGAGCTGCTGCGCGATCCCGCCGACCGCAAGCGCTTCCTGTCGCTGGTGGCGAAACTCATGGCCGATGAACGGGTCCGCGGCCTGACCAGCAGCGACGCGCAGATCGCGATGCTCGACCGGATCCGCCAGGTACTGCCGGGCAACAAGCTGACGAAAGGCAAGGCGCCGAACAAGACCGCGGCCCGCGGCCGGCCTGCCCGGCCGGGCCGCCGGCAGGCCAAGCTCAAGTCCGCCTGA
- a CDS encoding phosphate acetyltransferase, with protein MQSEHAKYQRLIDYCKAIPPTPTAVVHPCDPSSLEGAVQAGKMGLIIPILAGPLERIRGAADSAGIDIAGLEIVDAPHSTAAAAAAVALVREGRAEALMKGSLHTDELMAAVVSRDAGLRTARRISHCFVMDVPGRDEALIITDAAVNIAPTLEEKADILQNAIDFAHALRISEVRVAILSAMETVSAKVPSTVEAAALCKMVDRGQITGALVDGPLALDNAIDPEAARIKKIASPVAGRANVLMAPDLEAGNMLAKSLSFLAGADAAGIVLGARVPIILTSRADSVITRLASCAVAVLVAQARREGAKVLG; from the coding sequence ATGCAATCGGAACACGCGAAGTACCAGCGCCTGATCGACTACTGCAAGGCCATCCCGCCGACGCCGACCGCGGTCGTGCATCCTTGCGATCCATCGTCGCTGGAGGGCGCGGTGCAGGCCGGCAAGATGGGGCTGATCATACCCATCCTGGCAGGCCCGCTCGAACGCATACGAGGCGCCGCCGACAGCGCCGGAATCGATATCGCCGGGCTGGAGATCGTCGACGCGCCCCACAGCACCGCCGCCGCGGCCGCCGCCGTGGCCCTGGTCAGGGAAGGCAGGGCCGAGGCCCTGATGAAGGGCAGCCTGCATACGGATGAACTGATGGCCGCCGTGGTCAGCCGCGATGCCGGCCTGCGCACCGCGCGCCGCATCAGCCACTGTTTCGTCATGGACGTGCCCGGCCGCGACGAGGCGCTGATCATCACCGATGCAGCCGTGAACATCGCGCCGACCCTCGAAGAGAAGGCCGACATTCTGCAGAACGCGATCGACTTCGCGCACGCCCTGCGGATAAGCGAGGTGCGTGTTGCCATACTTTCCGCCATGGAAACCGTCAGCGCGAAGGTGCCTTCCACGGTGGAGGCAGCCGCGCTGTGCAAGATGGTGGATCGTGGGCAGATTACCGGCGCGCTGGTCGACGGACCGCTCGCCCTGGACAACGCCATCGACCCCGAAGCCGCACGGATCAAGAAGATCGCGTCCCCCGTGGCGGGACGCGCCAACGTGCTGATGGCGCCGGATCTGGAGGCGGGCAACATGCTGGCCAAGAGCCTGTCGTTCCTGGCCGGGGCGGACGCCGCCGGCATCGTGCTGGGCGCGCGCGTGCCCATCATCCTGACCAGCCGGGCCGATTCGGTGATCACCCGCCTGGCCTCGTGCGCCGTCGCGGTGCTGGTGGCGCAGGCGCGCCGCGAAGGCGCCAAGGTCCTGGGGTGA
- a CDS encoding acetate/propionate family kinase — translation MADVILVLNAGSSSIKFSAFDAAHASLPLLLRGQVAGLYVQARLTAQDADGKEIASQDWAGKPALEHDGAVAWLVDFLRGHKGNHRLVAVGHRVVHGGERYADAVPVTPEVIAALSRLTPLAPLHQPHNLKPIEAVARVRPDLPQVACFDTAFHRAQPDVAQAFALPPSITERGVRRYGFHGLSYEYIAGALPRFDVQGARGRAVVAHLGNGSSMCALVNGRSVASTMGFTAVDGLPMGTRSGTLDPGVILYLMDELGMDTRAVETLIYKQSGLLGVSGISSDMRALLASDDDRARFAIDLYVYRIGRELGSLAAAAGGIDTLVFTAGIGEHAPAIRERVCRDARWLGVQLDDASNGTHGPRISASSSPVSVWVIPTNEELMIARHTLRVARGERAAEPVTGPDTPRAPS, via the coding sequence ATGGCCGACGTCATCCTCGTGCTCAATGCTGGCTCGTCCAGCATCAAGTTCAGCGCCTTCGATGCCGCCCACGCGTCATTGCCATTGCTGCTGCGCGGACAGGTCGCCGGTCTTTACGTCCAGGCGCGCTTGACCGCCCAGGACGCCGATGGCAAGGAGATCGCGTCGCAGGACTGGGCTGGCAAACCGGCGCTGGAGCACGACGGCGCCGTGGCGTGGCTGGTGGATTTCCTGCGCGGCCACAAAGGCAACCACCGGCTCGTAGCGGTGGGCCACCGTGTCGTTCACGGCGGTGAGCGATACGCCGACGCGGTACCGGTCACGCCGGAAGTGATCGCCGCGCTCTCCAGGCTGACCCCGCTGGCCCCCCTGCACCAGCCGCACAACCTCAAGCCCATCGAGGCGGTGGCGCGCGTGCGCCCGGACCTGCCCCAGGTCGCGTGCTTCGATACCGCGTTTCACCGTGCCCAGCCCGACGTGGCCCAGGCCTTCGCCCTGCCCCCATCGATCACGGAGCGCGGCGTGCGGCGCTATGGCTTTCACGGCCTGTCCTATGAATACATCGCCGGTGCGCTGCCGCGCTTCGATGTGCAAGGCGCCCGCGGCCGCGCGGTCGTCGCGCACCTGGGCAACGGCAGCAGCATGTGCGCGCTGGTGAACGGCCGCAGCGTGGCCAGTACCATGGGCTTCACCGCCGTGGACGGCCTGCCCATGGGCACGCGCAGCGGCACGCTGGATCCCGGCGTCATCCTTTACCTGATGGATGAACTGGGCATGGATACGCGCGCGGTGGAGACCTTGATCTACAAGCAGTCCGGACTGCTGGGGGTGTCGGGCATATCGAGCGACATGCGCGCCCTGCTCGCCAGCGACGACGATCGGGCGCGTTTCGCGATCGACCTGTATGTCTACCGCATCGGGCGCGAACTCGGCTCCCTGGCCGCCGCGGCCGGCGGCATCGACACCCTGGTCTTTACCGCTGGCATCGGCGAACACGCGCCGGCCATACGCGAACGCGTCTGCCGCGATGCCAGGTGGCTGGGCGTGCAGCTGGACGATGCGTCCAATGGCACGCATGGGCCGCGCATCAGCGCATCGTCGAGCCCGGTATCCGTGTGGGTGATTCCCACCAACGAGGAACTGATGATCGCGCGCCATACGCTAAGGGTGGCCCGAGGCGAGCGCGCGGCCGAGCCGGTTACCGGTCCGGACACCCCGAGGGCGCCATCATGA
- the fabI gene encoding enoyl-ACP reductase FabI → MTEDHPRRILKDAKALVCGIANAHSIAYGCAKAFHELGAELAITYAGEKAKAYVEPIAHDLDAPIFMPLDFTRPGDLEAVFARIEKDWGRLDILVHSAAWAPKADLQGGLLDCSAEGFAQAMDISCHSFVRMARLAAPLMKDGGTMFTMSYYGANRVVPNYNVMGPVKAALEACARYLAYELGPKGIRVHPVSPGPLKTRAASGLKNFDVMLTEAERRAPLGELVDIMDVGFTCAFLASPYARRLTGETVYIDGGVHIMA, encoded by the coding sequence ATGACCGAAGACCATCCCCGTCGCATTCTGAAAGACGCCAAGGCCCTGGTATGCGGCATCGCTAACGCGCATTCCATCGCCTACGGCTGCGCCAAGGCCTTTCACGAACTCGGCGCCGAACTGGCCATTACCTACGCCGGCGAAAAAGCCAAGGCGTATGTGGAGCCGATCGCGCACGACCTGGACGCGCCGATATTCATGCCCCTGGACTTCACCCGGCCCGGCGACCTGGAAGCCGTATTCGCGCGCATTGAAAAGGACTGGGGCCGCCTGGATATCCTTGTCCATTCGGCTGCCTGGGCGCCCAAGGCGGACTTGCAGGGCGGCCTGCTGGATTGCTCGGCGGAGGGCTTCGCGCAAGCCATGGACATCTCCTGCCATTCCTTCGTCCGGATGGCTCGGCTGGCCGCGCCCTTGATGAAGGACGGCGGCACGATGTTCACCATGAGCTACTACGGGGCGAACCGGGTGGTGCCCAACTACAACGTCATGGGCCCGGTGAAGGCCGCCCTGGAGGCCTGCGCGCGCTATCTCGCGTACGAACTGGGTCCCAAGGGCATCCGGGTGCATCCGGTGTCTCCCGGCCCGCTGAAGACACGCGCGGCCTCGGGCCTGAAGAACTTCGATGTGATGCTGACGGAGGCCGAGCGGCGCGCGCCGCTGGGGGAACTGGTCGACATCATGGACGTCGGGTTCACCTGCGCCTTCCTGGCCTCGCCCTACGCCAGGCGGCTCACGGGCGAAACCGTCTATATCGACGGCGGCGTGCACATCATGGCCTAG
- a CDS encoding mandelate racemase/muconate lactonizing enzyme family protein gives MKIVEIREQTKPISSPIRNAYIDFSKMTLSLVAVVTDVIRDGKPVVGYGFNSNGRYGQGMLMRERFIPRVLSADPETLLDETGQNLDPHKIWDRMFINEKPGGHGERSVAMGTLDMAVWDAVAKIAGKPLFQLLAERYGTGQPNRKVFVYAAGGYYYPGQDLEKLKDEMRGYLDRGYTVVKKKIGGGSLDEDLRRIDAVLSVLKDGQRLCVDANGRFDLKTAIAYAKALSQYDLFWYEEAGDPLDYALQAELAQHYEKPMATGENLFSMQDARNLIRYGGMRPDRDWLQFDCALSYGLVEYLRTLDMLKENGWSPSRCIPHGGHQMSLNIAAGLGLGGNESYPDLFQPYGGFPDGVRVENSHITMPDLPGIGFEGKADLYAEMRALSA, from the coding sequence TTGAAAATCGTCGAAATCCGCGAGCAGACCAAGCCCATCAGTTCCCCGATCCGCAATGCCTACATCGATTTCAGCAAGATGACGCTGAGCCTGGTCGCCGTGGTGACGGACGTGATACGGGATGGCAAGCCCGTGGTGGGATACGGTTTCAACTCCAACGGCCGCTACGGGCAGGGCATGCTGATGCGCGAACGCTTCATCCCGCGTGTGCTGTCGGCCGATCCGGAGACGCTGCTGGACGAGACAGGCCAGAACCTGGATCCGCACAAGATCTGGGATCGCATGTTCATCAACGAAAAGCCCGGTGGGCATGGCGAGCGGTCGGTCGCCATGGGGACGCTGGACATGGCGGTGTGGGACGCCGTCGCCAAGATCGCCGGCAAGCCTCTGTTCCAGCTGCTGGCCGAACGGTACGGCACTGGGCAACCCAACCGCAAGGTGTTCGTGTATGCCGCCGGCGGGTATTACTACCCCGGGCAGGATCTCGAAAAACTGAAGGACGAGATGCGCGGCTACCTGGACCGCGGGTATACCGTCGTCAAGAAGAAAATCGGCGGGGGCTCGCTGGACGAGGACCTGCGCCGCATCGACGCCGTGCTGAGCGTGCTGAAGGACGGGCAGCGGCTATGCGTGGACGCAAACGGGCGCTTCGACCTGAAGACGGCGATCGCGTATGCGAAGGCCTTGTCGCAGTATGACCTGTTCTGGTACGAGGAAGCGGGCGATCCGCTGGACTATGCCTTGCAGGCGGAACTGGCCCAGCATTACGAAAAGCCCATGGCGACAGGCGAGAACCTGTTCTCCATGCAGGACGCGCGCAACCTGATCCGCTACGGCGGCATGCGGCCGGACCGCGACTGGCTGCAGTTCGACTGCGCATTGAGCTACGGGCTGGTGGAATACCTGCGCACCCTGGACATGCTGAAGGAAAACGGCTGGTCGCCGAGCCGTTGCATCCCGCATGGCGGGCACCAGATGTCGCTGAATATCGCGGCGGGGCTGGGGCTGGGGGGGAACGAATCGTATCCGGACCTGTTCCAGCCTTATGGGGGCTTTCCGGATGGCGTGCGCGTGGAGAACAGCCATATCACCATGCCGGATCTGCCCGGTATCGGCTTCGAAGGCAAGGCGGACCTGTATGCGGAGATGCGTGCCTTGTCGGCCTAG